A window of Paenibacillus sp. 19GGS1-52 contains these coding sequences:
- a CDS encoding alpha/beta hydrolase encodes MMRTDVVKLEAIKAYLQQTSNNKGKPIDQIRRDMDVAASKLPKLSNVKTEGVVIGKLRGEWVRAKEPVPLESRNKAILYFHGGGFVSGTCVFYRDLAARISLACGVRVLTLEYRLAPEHLYPAANEDCLSAYYWLLANGFSAADIVIGGDSVGASLALMTLISLRDVGVKLPAGVFLLSPHTDLVHLDGESYMSRAELDPMGSLQMNLRILEDYVGNGSGDQPVLLSPLRMDLKGLPGMYIQVGDHEVLLSDAVRLAEIARDTGIDVTLEVWENMWSVFQFMAGLLPEAQQAIMNIGDYVRNALKLPKIAQYH; translated from the coding sequence ATGATGAGAACAGATGTGGTGAAACTTGAAGCAATTAAAGCTTATTTGCAGCAAACTAGCAATAATAAGGGTAAACCCATCGATCAAATTCGGAGGGATATGGACGTTGCAGCCTCCAAACTGCCGAAACTCTCAAATGTTAAGACGGAAGGTGTAGTTATCGGGAAGCTTCGCGGAGAGTGGGTCAGAGCCAAGGAGCCTGTTCCGTTGGAAAGCCGCAACAAAGCCATTCTTTATTTTCACGGTGGAGGTTTCGTTTCCGGCACCTGTGTGTTCTATCGTGATCTGGCTGCGAGAATCTCGTTGGCTTGCGGAGTACGTGTGTTGACGCTGGAATATCGGCTTGCACCAGAGCACCTGTATCCAGCTGCTAATGAAGATTGCTTAAGTGCGTACTACTGGTTATTAGCAAACGGATTTTCTGCAGCAGATATTGTAATCGGTGGAGATTCTGTGGGAGCTAGTCTAGCTTTAATGACGCTGATTTCACTGCGCGATGTAGGAGTGAAACTTCCAGCTGGTGTGTTCCTTCTTTCACCGCATACCGATCTTGTTCATTTGGATGGTGAATCCTACATGAGTCGAGCTGAACTTGATCCTATGGGAAGTCTGCAGATGAATCTAAGAATTCTAGAGGATTACGTTGGCAATGGCTCAGGGGATCAACCTGTGCTCTTATCACCGTTGCGGATGGATTTGAAAGGATTACCCGGGATGTACATTCAGGTGGGGGATCATGAAGTGCTATTAAGCGATGCCGTAAGATTGGCTGAGATTGCGAGGGATACAGGGATCGATGTCACACTGGAAGTTTGGGAGAACATGTGGAGTGTATTTCAATTCATGGCAGGCCTGCTGCCCGAAGCGCAACAAGCCATCATGAATATTGGTGATTATGTAAGGAATGCATTGAAATTACCAAAAATAGCGCAATATCATTAA
- a CDS encoding MerR family transcriptional regulator, translating into MVQYLRGEIAKLANVNIETLRYYEKHGLLPAPSRSASGYRLYTEDVLKRLTFIQNAKSCGFTLKEIKKALIQSADGSINITDFMAVIDRKIISIDLEIAKREQTKHRLTELKSGLQKAKKHSGVQETLQMLNME; encoded by the coding sequence ATGGTCCAATATTTGCGGGGAGAAATAGCTAAGTTGGCTAATGTGAATATTGAAACACTAAGATATTACGAGAAGCACGGGCTTCTTCCTGCACCTTCACGATCTGCATCCGGTTATCGCTTGTACACAGAGGATGTACTGAAACGGCTGACTTTTATTCAGAATGCGAAAAGCTGTGGCTTTACACTCAAGGAAATCAAAAAGGCACTCATACAATCAGCAGACGGTAGTATCAATATTACTGATTTTATGGCCGTCATTGACAGAAAGATCATTAGTATTGATCTGGAAATCGCTAAAAGGGAACAGACCAAACATAGGCTGACTGAGCTAAAAAGTGGTCTTCAAAAAGCGAAAAAACACTCTGGAGTACAAGAAACGTTGCAAATGCTGAACATGGAATAG
- a CDS encoding DUF58 domain-containing protein, which translates to MALPWFIVCTIILLLLISAVYQRNALKGVSYSRYFSTKAAYEGEVIEMVEEIVNAKLLPLPWLRLESSIARGLEFGRQENLGISTGEIYQNHISLFYLRAYRHIKRRHLVNCQRRGLYHLESVTMTTGDLFGLTRNTKTFPLQLELLVYPVLLDLEELPLPIHSWLGELPVKRWIVEDPFLTAGIREYSSGDSMGLVNWKATARSGSMQVHKKDYTADSRLVICLNVEISDSMWRTVTDIERIELGIRYVATIAEYALQHGIETGFISNGRLDDGGAREPIQAEPMSQLEDILVLLAKLNLDRTLPMNRLLELQAESGIRDTDFLIISCHQGVELQMAAGQLSQLGNGVEWLNIPEQGRDSA; encoded by the coding sequence ATGGCTTTGCCTTGGTTCATTGTCTGCACGATTATATTATTACTGCTTATCTCCGCAGTGTACCAACGAAATGCGCTAAAGGGGGTTAGTTATTCCCGCTATTTCTCAACGAAAGCCGCTTACGAAGGTGAAGTCATTGAAATGGTCGAAGAAATCGTCAATGCGAAGCTCCTTCCTCTACCTTGGCTGCGGCTGGAATCTAGTATTGCCCGCGGGTTGGAATTTGGAAGACAGGAGAATCTGGGGATTAGCACCGGTGAAATTTATCAGAATCATATCAGCTTATTTTATCTCCGAGCTTACCGTCATATTAAACGGCGCCATCTCGTGAACTGTCAGCGGCGCGGGCTATACCATCTGGAATCGGTCACCATGACCACCGGTGATCTCTTTGGGTTAACCCGTAATACTAAAACCTTCCCATTGCAGCTCGAACTGTTAGTCTACCCAGTGCTCCTGGATTTAGAGGAGCTGCCTTTGCCCATTCATAGCTGGTTAGGTGAGCTACCCGTGAAAAGATGGATCGTAGAGGACCCATTCCTGACCGCGGGTATCCGCGAGTACAGTTCAGGGGACTCGATGGGATTGGTGAACTGGAAAGCCACGGCCCGTTCGGGCAGCATGCAGGTGCACAAGAAAGATTACACAGCCGATTCACGGCTGGTGATCTGCCTGAATGTAGAGATTAGCGATTCCATGTGGAGAACTGTAACAGATATAGAACGAATCGAGCTGGGCATTCGATATGTGGCAACGATAGCTGAATATGCACTGCAGCATGGAATTGAGACAGGCTTCATCAGTAATGGAAGACTCGATGATGGGGGGGCTAGAGAGCCGATTCAAGCAGAGCCGATGTCTCAGCTTGAGGATATTCTGGTGCTTCTGGCCAAGCTGAATCTGGACAGAACTCTGCCTATGAACAGGCTGCTAGAGCTGCAGGCGGAATCGGGAATCCGAGACACTGATTTTCTAATCATTAGTTGTCATCAGGGAGTAGAGCTGCAGATGGCCGCCGGACAGCTGAGTCAGCTGGGAAATGGCGTGGAATGGCTGAATATTCCAGAGCAGGGGAGAGATAGCGCATGA
- a CDS encoding MoxR family ATPase, whose protein sequence is MNLQEVTELIESIRANLAKVIVGKKDGVDLLLTALLANGHVLLEDVPGTGKTLLAKALARSLNCSFKRIQFTPDLLPSDLSGINYYNQKLGEFQFRPGPVFANLLLADEINRATPRTQSALLESMEERQITIDGVTHGLEAPFLVIATQNPIDNQGTFPLPEAQLDRFLMRITTGYPSFEEGIHILQRFRQNNPLEDMVAVANGQDIQEAQRFAASVSISDDLLAYIIRITEATRKSTAVKLGASPRASGALLRSAQGYALLQGRAYVTPDDIKAVAVAVLAHRILLQHGLKSREDQGAEIVLQVLREVEVPAEPSTLLRGGRGN, encoded by the coding sequence ATGAATCTTCAAGAGGTAACGGAACTTATTGAATCTATCAGGGCCAATCTGGCCAAAGTCATTGTCGGTAAAAAAGATGGAGTGGATCTGCTATTAACTGCGCTCCTCGCAAACGGTCATGTTCTATTGGAAGATGTGCCCGGCACGGGTAAAACACTGCTGGCCAAGGCGCTCGCCCGCTCGCTAAATTGCTCCTTCAAGCGAATTCAATTTACACCGGATTTGCTGCCTTCCGATTTAAGTGGAATTAACTACTATAATCAGAAGTTAGGTGAGTTCCAATTCCGCCCTGGTCCCGTTTTTGCCAACCTCTTACTTGCTGATGAGATCAACCGTGCAACACCGCGAACACAATCAGCACTGCTGGAGAGTATGGAAGAGCGACAGATCACCATTGATGGTGTAACGCACGGGCTGGAAGCACCGTTTCTGGTTATTGCCACACAGAATCCGATAGATAATCAGGGAACCTTTCCGCTACCGGAGGCACAGCTTGACCGCTTCCTGATGCGAATAACAACAGGTTATCCTTCATTCGAGGAAGGTATCCATATTCTCCAGCGGTTCCGCCAGAATAATCCACTCGAAGATATGGTTGCTGTCGCGAATGGACAAGACATACAGGAGGCGCAACGTTTCGCTGCTTCTGTCAGTATTAGTGATGATTTACTGGCCTATATTATCCGGATTACGGAAGCTACCCGGAAGTCTACGGCAGTGAAATTAGGGGCAAGTCCTCGTGCGAGCGGAGCCTTGCTTAGATCTGCGCAAGGTTATGCGCTACTCCAAGGTAGAGCATATGTCACACCGGATGATATCAAAGCGGTGGCGGTGGCTGTACTTGCCCATCGTATTCTTTTGCAGCATGGATTGAAATCACGTGAGGATCAAGGTGCAGAAATAGTGCTGCAAGTGCTTCGCGAGGTGGAGGTGCCGGCTGAACCCTCAACCCTCCTCAGAGGCGGAAGGGGGAACTAA
- a CDS encoding GerAB/ArcD/ProY family transporter: MRTSKWQLFRFTLIYFSSQTTIFLIPTIITSSSYQGWISLFVGCGLSLIVLWFTIHLGKLKSDQAWVSFGKDIVGKWVHKFMLVLLLSWCVYYASFDIENFVLFFASNYLRGTPPLFIQCVIGLVIMYTASLGFSTIVYMSDGIFLIFIIAITFTFYLFIPGADFNMLPAFLHYHDPGLAIKDSIMVMTWFAEWVVFLFVAPDLKIEIKMLKRLMLAGICVFLTILIGWMLTLLNFGPRLGQELQYPFLEMIRSSSFDDLLGNSDPLLIGLWSSSMFIHSSFLIYVAFRCASYLTKGRGKKYLIPGLTVISIAIAYYYSRNLATYFKQYNSFTVVILWLIIECIPVYYTIIAFLRFRKKENKTTR, encoded by the coding sequence ATGCGTACATCGAAATGGCAATTATTTCGTTTCACATTGATTTACTTCAGCTCTCAAACCACAATTTTTCTCATTCCGACCATTATCACAAGCTCTTCTTATCAAGGTTGGATTTCTTTATTTGTAGGCTGTGGATTAAGTCTGATTGTATTATGGTTTACGATCCATTTGGGCAAGTTGAAGTCGGATCAGGCATGGGTAAGCTTTGGTAAAGATATCGTTGGCAAATGGGTGCATAAATTCATGCTTGTCCTGCTATTAAGCTGGTGTGTATACTATGCCTCCTTTGATATCGAGAATTTTGTTTTATTTTTCGCTTCGAATTACTTAAGAGGCACTCCGCCTTTATTCATTCAATGTGTTATTGGGCTAGTCATTATGTATACGGCAAGTCTTGGGTTCTCTACGATAGTGTATATGTCAGATGGGATTTTCTTGATATTTATAATTGCGATTACCTTTACATTCTATTTGTTCATTCCTGGAGCGGACTTTAATATGCTGCCTGCGTTCTTGCATTACCATGATCCGGGATTAGCTATCAAAGACTCCATTATGGTGATGACATGGTTTGCCGAATGGGTGGTATTTTTATTTGTGGCGCCGGATTTGAAAATAGAAATTAAAATGCTGAAGAGATTGATGCTTGCCGGGATCTGTGTATTCTTAACCATCTTGATCGGCTGGATGCTGACCTTGCTTAATTTCGGCCCTCGTTTGGGCCAGGAGCTGCAATATCCTTTTTTGGAGATGATCCGTAGTTCTTCGTTTGATGATCTGCTAGGAAACTCTGATCCTCTATTAATTGGATTATGGTCATCCTCCATGTTTATTCACAGTTCCTTCCTAATTTATGTCGCATTCAGATGTGCCTCCTATCTAACTAAAGGAAGAGGCAAAAAGTACCTGATTCCTGGCCTAACTGTGATTTCAATAGCAATAGCCTATTATTACTCCCGCAATCTTGCTACCTATTTCAAACAATACAATTCTTTTACAGTTGTTATTCTATGGCTCATTATAGAATGCATCCCCGTCTATTACACGATCATAGCCTTCCTGCGATTTCGAAAAAAAGAGAATAAAACGACGCGCTGA
- a CDS encoding Ger(x)C family spore germination protein, producing the protein MRTLKLGLILMLLVTLTGCWSKVELDELIFVYGLYIDSGKEPGTVEITISAPLPNRLMSGQQAGSGSGDGKSYATVSKTAATLPEAISLIQKDLTRQINLAHIKVVVIGKEYAKQGISELLEWFKRDPGFPLGTYIMASPGNAKEITQLTPIFEQQPSQVLMEFAAEKFMFDTTVKDCLLAEASGMGFAMTYLSFGQKSEVSEQGKPEFWAGIQGAMLFNKTKMRGTLKIKESKALAWAEGLLKYPLYSITWNDGKGAATAIFVSAKSSKHVTMSKNGPVFKVQLKGRTSIIYKKDFKNTNLEDEERLIVTTLQNIVSKDVAKAIQKTQEAGSDVLHLGLLMEWNYPKKWEKLREQWDDYYAHDADIKVTADFQIDDFGTEK; encoded by the coding sequence ATGAGAACTCTGAAGCTAGGACTTATTCTGATGCTGCTGGTAACTCTCACTGGGTGTTGGTCCAAAGTAGAGCTTGATGAATTAATCTTCGTCTACGGCCTATATATTGATTCTGGTAAGGAACCGGGAACGGTTGAGATTACGATTAGTGCGCCATTACCCAATCGACTGATGTCCGGACAGCAGGCAGGAAGTGGAAGTGGAGACGGAAAAAGCTATGCTACAGTTTCGAAGACAGCGGCTACATTGCCGGAGGCCATAAGCTTGATTCAAAAGGATCTTACCCGTCAGATCAATCTTGCTCATATCAAAGTAGTTGTGATAGGGAAAGAGTATGCGAAGCAGGGAATTAGTGAGTTACTGGAATGGTTCAAAAGAGACCCTGGGTTCCCTCTGGGAACCTATATAATGGCAAGTCCAGGGAACGCCAAGGAAATCACGCAATTGACACCTATTTTCGAACAGCAGCCCTCACAAGTGTTGATGGAATTCGCTGCAGAGAAATTTATGTTTGATACCACCGTAAAGGATTGCTTATTAGCTGAAGCTTCTGGGATGGGTTTTGCTATGACCTATCTTTCCTTTGGCCAGAAATCGGAGGTGAGTGAACAAGGGAAGCCGGAGTTTTGGGCAGGAATACAAGGAGCAATGTTATTTAATAAAACGAAGATGAGGGGAACACTCAAGATTAAGGAAAGCAAGGCACTTGCTTGGGCTGAGGGTCTTCTCAAGTATCCGCTTTATTCCATAACTTGGAATGATGGTAAGGGGGCTGCTACAGCTATTTTTGTTAGCGCCAAATCTTCGAAGCATGTAACTATGTCTAAGAATGGGCCTGTCTTCAAGGTGCAGTTGAAGGGAAGGACTAGTATCATCTATAAGAAAGACTTTAAGAACACAAACCTGGAAGATGAGGAACGCTTAATAGTGACTACACTTCAGAATATAGTATCTAAAGATGTAGCAAAAGCAATTCAAAAAACTCAAGAAGCGGGCAGTGATGTTCTACATCTTGGCTTGCTCATGGAGTGGAATTATCCGAAGAAATGGGAAAAGCTTCGTGAACAGTGGGACGATTATTATGCTCATGACGCTGATATAAAGGTTACAGCGGATTTTCAAATTGATGATTTTGGAACTGAGAAATAA
- a CDS encoding spore germination protein: MSGNMLEVIKGQLAGCSDAVYQSIQVHEHSCLLMYIPSIVDTRSLHENITAALKAEAIADHKWPNFLERLDQGSAFSIPYIKAYDAQKAADLIVAGNALLCIEELPFVYYFEISQYQKRAVSQSQNELVVIGPQEAFIEDIESNLSLLRHRIKHPDLKTKHYTIGKYTKTDVYVVYIEGLYKPEVLAEIDETLQGINTDGILGISYLAEYLRHSNFSPFPLYQYTERPDSVAASLMEGRIGILQDGTPSTLLMPTTFFSLLQSSEDYYQSFYAGSWIRLVRFFFSIISMILPSLYVAITTFHSEIIPSNLLITIASARENIPFSALTEAIIMELTFEALREAGTRIPKPVGQTVSIIGGIVIGQAAVQAGIVSAPMVIVVSITGIASYIIPHLELGLTFRLLRFVLLLLGGMMGLIGVFAAAFVIYGHLANLKSFGTPYLQPVAPLIFQDWKDTLFRVPTTLMDKRSSAYTNRNVRRKGKK; this comes from the coding sequence ATGTCGGGAAATATGCTTGAGGTTATTAAAGGACAATTGGCAGGCTGTAGTGATGCCGTATATCAGTCTATTCAGGTGCATGAGCATTCTTGTCTTTTAATGTACATTCCATCCATTGTAGATACTCGAAGTTTGCATGAGAATATTACTGCGGCGTTAAAAGCAGAGGCAATTGCAGACCATAAATGGCCGAACTTTTTGGAGCGTCTTGATCAGGGTTCCGCTTTTTCTATCCCTTATATTAAAGCTTATGATGCACAGAAAGCAGCGGATCTCATTGTTGCTGGCAATGCGTTGTTGTGTATTGAAGAACTGCCATTTGTTTATTATTTTGAAATAAGCCAATATCAGAAAAGAGCCGTCTCTCAATCACAGAATGAGCTGGTTGTTATTGGCCCCCAAGAGGCCTTTATCGAAGATATCGAAAGCAATCTGTCTCTGCTTCGGCATAGAATCAAGCACCCTGACTTAAAGACAAAGCATTATACTATCGGGAAATATACAAAAACAGATGTTTATGTGGTTTATATTGAGGGTTTATATAAGCCTGAAGTTCTAGCCGAAATTGATGAGACGCTCCAGGGAATCAACACGGACGGTATTCTGGGTATCAGCTATTTGGCGGAGTATTTGAGGCATAGCAACTTCTCCCCGTTCCCCCTTTATCAATATACGGAACGTCCCGATTCTGTCGCTGCATCATTAATGGAAGGACGAATCGGAATATTACAGGATGGTACGCCCTCCACCTTACTTATGCCAACTACTTTTTTTTCGCTGCTGCAGTCCTCCGAGGATTATTATCAGAGCTTCTATGCAGGGAGCTGGATTCGGTTGGTACGCTTCTTTTTCTCCATTATTTCGATGATTCTTCCTTCGCTTTATGTGGCGATTACAACCTTTCATTCCGAGATCATTCCCTCCAACCTCTTGATAACCATTGCTTCTGCCAGGGAAAACATTCCCTTCTCAGCTTTAACGGAGGCTATCATCATGGAGCTTACCTTTGAGGCTTTACGAGAAGCTGGGACACGAATCCCCAAACCTGTTGGACAGACCGTCTCCATTATTGGCGGCATCGTTATTGGTCAAGCAGCTGTACAGGCCGGGATTGTCTCGGCTCCAATGGTTATTGTGGTTTCCATTACGGGTATTGCTTCCTATATTATCCCCCATTTGGAGCTGGGTCTGACCTTTAGATTGCTCCGTTTTGTGTTGCTGTTATTAGGTGGAATGATGGGCTTGATCGGTGTATTCGCCGCGGCCTTTGTTATTTATGGTCATTTAGCTAACCTCAAATCGTTTGGTACCCCCTATTTACAACCGGTTGCCCCGCTTATTTTTCAGGATTGGAAGGATACCTTATTTCGTGTTCCAACCACGCTTATGGACAAGCGCAGCTCGGCCTATACCAATAGGAATGTAAGGAGAAAGGGCAAAAAATGA